A genomic segment from Moorena sp. SIOASIH encodes:
- a CDS encoding PfkB family carbohydrate kinase: MTEFASFKTQLTASAPRLFELIDGFKQSKVLVVGDLTLDEFLTGEVERISREAPVLIIRHETTRQTPGGGANAVYNFAKLGAEVKVAGFLSKDPQGQVLRTMFEEVEIDTSAIVIDPDRPTVTKSRIAGHARQSVTQQIVRIDRKSDELPDRDKQLELAAQIRQHLGQVDAVVCSDYGDGVFTPPVIEAVLSHDRTIVDTQKDLERYHGARVFTPNLPEAERAVGYGIKSFDDLLRAGRDLLALTQGEQILITRGEQGMSLFGRDGKVEHIPAFNRTDVFDVTGAGDTVVAALTLSLCLGASYWEAAVLGNLAASIVVRQFGTATTSQDEMKEALRGLLEVEA; encoded by the coding sequence ATGACTGAATTTGCGTCTTTCAAAACTCAACTAACTGCTTCAGCTCCCCGTTTGTTTGAGCTAATTGATGGTTTTAAGCAATCCAAGGTGCTCGTGGTTGGTGATTTAACTCTTGATGAGTTTCTCACAGGTGAAGTGGAACGAATTTCACGAGAAGCACCAGTATTAATAATACGTCATGAAACCACTCGTCAAACTCCTGGTGGTGGGGCAAATGCTGTTTATAATTTTGCTAAGCTGGGAGCAGAGGTTAAGGTAGCTGGGTTTTTGAGTAAAGATCCTCAAGGGCAAGTGCTGCGGACGATGTTTGAGGAGGTGGAGATTGATACTAGTGCGATCGTAATTGATCCAGACCGACCAACTGTGACTAAAAGCCGGATTGCTGGTCATGCCCGTCAGTCGGTGACTCAGCAGATTGTGCGAATAGACCGCAAGTCAGATGAATTGCCCGACCGGGATAAGCAGTTAGAGTTGGCAGCACAAATACGACAGCATTTAGGTCAGGTAGATGCTGTAGTTTGTTCTGATTACGGAGATGGTGTGTTTACACCACCAGTGATTGAAGCGGTTTTGTCTCACGACCGCACCATTGTAGATACTCAGAAGGATCTGGAGCGTTATCATGGCGCTAGAGTTTTTACTCCCAATCTGCCAGAAGCGGAGCGAGCAGTGGGGTATGGGATTAAGAGTTTTGACGATTTGTTGAGAGCTGGTAGAGATTTGTTGGCACTGACTCAAGGGGAACAAATTCTGATTACTCGTGGTGAACAGGGGATGAGTTTGTTTGGTCGTGATGGTAAGGTTGAGCATATCCCAGCCTTTAATCGCACCGATGTGTTTGATGTCACTGGTGCTGGGGATACGGTGGTCGCAGCCCTGACCTTGAGCTTGTGTCTGGGGGCTTCTTACTGGGAAGCAGCGGTTTTGGGGAATTTGGCCGCTAGCATTGTGGTGCGCCAGTTTGGGACAGCAACTACTAGTCAGGATGAGATGAAAGAGGCTTTACGGGGATTGTTGGAGGTTGAAGCATAA
- a CDS encoding PEP-CTERM sorting domain-containing protein (PEP-CTERM proteins occur, often in large numbers, in the proteomes of bacteria that also encode an exosortase, a predicted intramembrane cysteine proteinase. The presence of a PEP-CTERM domain at a protein's C-terminus predicts cleavage within the sorting domain, followed by covalent anchoring to some some component of the (usually Gram-negative) cell surface. Many PEP-CTERM proteins exhibit an unusual sequence composition that includes large numbers of potential glycosylation sites. Expression of one such protein has been shown restore the ability of a bacterium to form floc, a type of biofilm.) produces MLKLQSICQNLALLTTGAALSLAVIETNPAQAITITYEFSTEEFSGKFSYDDANETRREFDYREPGITVVELTYPVDEIEFFFNNRTYTKADSTREPVWSILAEQGQLSWATEDFSFNPDSGPSIFGDLFTAFEVDGEFVDTVSFRLVEDEPPASVPEPGTVIGLTLLGLGWLSQKKIASSPKV; encoded by the coding sequence ATGTTAAAGCTACAAAGTATCTGCCAAAACTTAGCACTACTAACTACTGGTGCGGCTTTAAGCCTAGCAGTTATTGAAACTAATCCTGCCCAAGCTATTACCATTACCTATGAGTTTTCAACAGAAGAATTTTCTGGTAAGTTCAGCTATGATGACGCCAATGAAACTCGGAGAGAATTTGATTATCGTGAGCCTGGTATTACCGTGGTCGAGTTAACGTATCCAGTAGATGAGATTGAGTTTTTTTTCAACAATAGAACCTATACCAAGGCGGATTCTACGAGAGAGCCTGTATGGTCAATCCTGGCCGAACAAGGCCAGCTAAGTTGGGCTACAGAAGATTTTAGTTTTAATCCTGATAGTGGTCCGAGTATTTTCGGAGACTTATTTACTGCGTTCGAGGTAGATGGAGAATTCGTAGACACAGTGAGTTTTAGGCTGGTTGAAGATGAACCACCAGCAAGTGTACCTGAACCTGGCACAGTTATAGGACTTACTCTTTTAGGTTTAGGCTGGCTCTCACAGAAAAAGATAGCATCTTCGCCAAAGGTATAG
- a CDS encoding HAD family phosphatase, translating into MKGVIFDFDGVLVDSFEIHSQMWRQAYQIVFGTTMPDYPRKKLTGRASGEIALFLATQIGKTDRAEVLAETKLSLMLSSTLYPSLLEGVEEVVDLLQAKKVPYGIVSNGSRRYITKILTHYNLAFTVVLGYEDCARKKPHPDPYLACAKKLNIPSSFNSRVLVFEDSPTGIQAGDAAGMYCIGISSNFQEKLLINKGAREVFGSLKEFLVSGSMEALFDQGKRI; encoded by the coding sequence TTGAAAGGGGTTATCTTTGATTTTGATGGAGTTCTGGTTGATAGCTTTGAGATTCACAGTCAAATGTGGAGACAAGCGTATCAAATAGTATTTGGCACTACTATGCCAGATTATCCCAGGAAAAAACTCACTGGAAGAGCATCTGGCGAAATTGCTCTTTTTCTAGCTACTCAGATAGGAAAGACCGATCGGGCTGAAGTTCTGGCTGAAACCAAGCTATCTCTTATGTTATCTTCCACTCTATACCCCTCTCTCTTAGAAGGGGTGGAAGAAGTAGTGGATTTGTTACAAGCAAAAAAGGTTCCCTATGGGATTGTAAGCAATGGGTCGAGAAGATACATTACTAAAATTTTAACTCACTACAATCTTGCTTTTACGGTTGTATTGGGCTACGAAGATTGTGCACGCAAAAAACCTCATCCCGATCCTTATCTAGCTTGTGCCAAAAAGCTTAATATCCCATCAAGCTTCAACTCGCGAGTTTTAGTTTTTGAAGACAGTCCAACTGGTATACAAGCTGGAGATGCTGCTGGTATGTATTGCATTGGTATTAGTTCTAACTTTCAAGAGAAGCTGTTAATAAATAAGGGAGCAAGAGAAGTTTTCGGTTCTTTAAAGGAATTTCTTGTGAGTGGCAGTATGGAAGCCTTGTTTGACCAGGGCAAACGCATCTAA
- a CDS encoding D-arabinono-1,4-lactone oxidase yields MIRQSQSNSTGKVWKSWNNRIKHSYETLCTPTNETELIEIIQNTSSVRVIGTGKSSADICAGTSTLISLEKYNEILKIDKEQMEITVQSGITLKSLLRAIDIEGWSLPALPDIDTISLGGALATGTHGTGREAHLLSYYITSCRLITADGTVINVTQGSPLMDATQVSLGLLGVISTVTIKCEPAFLLYIKEEPIEDNIWLSTWKKELSNNFFYRILWLPHTGYGYVIKGIKTESLNHNTSKKPWYIKHRRKVSALLYKYTVKYPFLTVLANKIIQRLFFNHVYLHLGRLYEETVTKSRGSTIELSEWIVPRDRFEACFLELKKTLNSHQNKSYAHIPMDIRFICRETAWLSYAYDCDIVTVGCVTRIPEHADSYSAFKTIEDVFKKYEGRPHWAKRHRMTASDFKKIYPKWEEFINLRRQMDPRGKFLNGYLQKIFA; encoded by the coding sequence ATGATTAGGCAATCACAATCAAATAGTACTGGAAAAGTTTGGAAAAGTTGGAATAACAGAATTAAACATTCTTATGAAACCCTTTGCACCCCAACAAATGAAACTGAGTTAATTGAAATTATTCAAAATACTTCTAGTGTTCGCGTAATTGGGACTGGAAAATCATCTGCTGACATTTGTGCTGGCACCTCAACTTTAATTTCCTTAGAAAAGTATAATGAAATACTTAAAATTGATAAAGAGCAAATGGAAATAACAGTCCAAAGTGGAATAACTCTAAAAAGCCTTTTAAGGGCAATCGATATTGAAGGATGGTCTTTACCTGCTTTACCCGACATTGATACGATCTCTCTAGGGGGTGCTTTAGCAACCGGAACTCATGGCACTGGAAGAGAAGCTCATTTGCTGTCATACTATATTACTTCTTGTCGTTTGATAACTGCTGATGGCACTGTTATTAATGTAACCCAAGGTTCTCCTCTCATGGATGCGACCCAAGTATCATTGGGTTTATTGGGAGTGATTTCAACGGTGACAATCAAGTGTGAGCCAGCTTTTTTATTATACATCAAAGAAGAGCCGATAGAGGATAATATTTGGCTAAGTACATGGAAAAAAGAACTATCAAACAATTTTTTTTATAGAATATTGTGGCTCCCACATACAGGATATGGCTATGTAATTAAAGGGATTAAGACAGAATCACTGAACCACAATACATCTAAAAAGCCCTGGTACATTAAGCATAGAAGAAAAGTTTCTGCATTACTGTATAAATATACAGTTAAATATCCATTTTTAACTGTTCTGGCTAACAAGATTATTCAAAGGCTCTTTTTTAATCATGTCTATTTACATCTAGGAAGGCTGTATGAAGAAACAGTGACAAAATCGAGGGGCTCGACAATTGAACTGTCTGAGTGGATCGTTCCAAGAGACCGTTTTGAAGCCTGTTTTTTAGAACTCAAAAAAACTCTCAACTCTCACCAGAATAAATCCTATGCTCATATTCCGATGGATATTCGTTTTATTTGTCGAGAGACAGCATGGTTGAGTTATGCTTACGATTGCGACATTGTAACTGTGGGCTGCGTTACACGTATTCCAGAGCATGCTGACTCATACTCTGCATTTAAAACTATTGAGGATGTATTTAAGAAGTATGAGGGGCGACCACATTGGGCTAAAAGACATAGGATGACTGCTAGCGACTTCAAAAAGATTTATCCAAAGTGGGAAGAATTTATTAACCTTCGCAGGCAAATGGACCCAAGAGGAAAGTTTCTGAACGGTTATCTACAAAAAATATTTGCATGA
- a CDS encoding CmcI family methyltransferase: MSFKTTVQIAKHKHELSNQKRFVKISDREYRSDLPEAAWKNLLQNNNLQTWKGMILAKGVPEITLYPMLMYELQPKTIIEIGAFNGGSAIWFADIAKALEIESCVYSIDIDLSLLDDKAKDHPRVRFIEGDSNCIESILPPELLSTLPHPWFITEDAHVNSAGILEYFHNNGLQSGDYIIIEDTNPLMWKRGIKDEKVIGTYEEDYPDQETLGERLMKELEGWLKNHEDEYLIDSYYLDMYGYNVSKNWNSVIKKV; the protein is encoded by the coding sequence ATGAGTTTCAAAACAACAGTTCAAATTGCCAAACATAAACACGAACTATCGAACCAAAAACGGTTTGTCAAGATTTCTGATCGAGAGTATCGTAGTGATCTTCCAGAAGCCGCGTGGAAAAATCTGTTGCAAAACAACAATTTACAGACATGGAAAGGAATGATTTTGGCTAAAGGAGTTCCGGAAATCACTCTTTATCCGATGCTGATGTACGAGCTTCAACCTAAAACGATTATTGAAATCGGTGCATTCAATGGTGGTAGTGCAATTTGGTTTGCAGATATTGCGAAGGCATTGGAAATTGAAAGCTGCGTTTACTCAATTGACATAGATTTATCTCTCCTAGATGATAAGGCGAAAGACCACCCAAGAGTTCGGTTTATAGAAGGAGATAGTAATTGCATAGAGTCTATATTGCCTCCCGAGCTACTCTCTACTCTCCCTCATCCTTGGTTCATTACTGAAGATGCTCATGTCAATTCAGCGGGAATTTTAGAGTATTTTCATAACAATGGTCTTCAGAGTGGAGACTATATCATTATTGAGGATACTAATCCTTTAATGTGGAAGCGTGGCATCAAAGATGAGAAAGTTATTGGCACCTATGAAGAAGATTATCCCGACCAAGAAACATTAGGGGAAAGGCTAATGAAAGAGTTGGAAGGATGGCTGAAAAATCATGAAGATGAGTATTTAATAGATAGTTATTACTTAGATATGTATGGCTACAATGTTTCAAAGAATTGGAATTCAGTTATCAAAAAAGTGTGA
- a CDS encoding sulfotransferase domain-containing protein, whose translation MTAKTKQHQKTEEWHNYDYVDSSIWNDFRFRDGDIIIATYPKSGTTWMQQIVSQLLFQGQEGLDIPKLSPWVESPIISKEIRLKNLEAQTHRRFLKSHLPPDSLSFSSRSKYIYVAREGKDVIWSFYHYNCLITDKWSETFKMMNKTPCRVGIVRKPTISFRDYFHQWLDLDGYPILSYWNHIRSGWNIRGLPNVLLVHFNLLKQDLPGQVKRIAAFLDISIKPENWERILEHCSFSYMKQNAELLAPFNGTFLEGGANVFFRKGEKSQWRNVLTSEDLDKYEQIARTQLEQDCFHWLNTGQLDCEFNETIV comes from the coding sequence ATGACTGCGAAAACCAAACAACATCAAAAGACTGAAGAATGGCATAATTATGATTATGTTGATTCGAGTATCTGGAACGATTTCCGGTTTAGAGATGGGGATATTATTATTGCAACTTATCCCAAGTCTGGAACAACTTGGATGCAACAAATTGTTTCTCAGTTGTTGTTTCAAGGACAAGAAGGTTTAGATATACCAAAATTATCCCCTTGGGTAGAGTCGCCAATTATCTCGAAAGAAATAAGGCTAAAAAATCTTGAAGCACAAACCCATCGTCGCTTTTTAAAAAGTCATTTACCCCCAGACTCGTTATCATTTTCTTCGAGGTCAAAGTATATTTATGTTGCTAGAGAGGGAAAAGACGTAATCTGGAGTTTTTATCACTATAATTGCTTAATTACAGACAAATGGAGTGAGACATTTAAAATGATGAATAAAACACCTTGCCGTGTTGGGATAGTGCGAAAGCCTACGATATCGTTTCGAGATTATTTTCATCAGTGGCTCGATCTAGACGGATATCCTATCTTGTCATACTGGAACCACATTCGTTCGGGGTGGAATATTCGAGGATTGCCTAATGTATTACTTGTTCATTTTAATTTGCTTAAACAAGATTTGCCAGGACAGGTGAAGCGAATTGCAGCTTTTCTAGATATTTCAATCAAACCTGAAAACTGGGAAAGGATTCTTGAACATTGCAGTTTTAGCTATATGAAACAAAACGCAGAGTTGTTAGCTCCTTTCAATGGAACTTTTTTAGAAGGAGGAGCCAATGTCTTTTTTCGGAAGGGTGAGAAGAGTCAATGGCGAAATGTTTTAACTTCTGAAGATCTTGACAAGTACGAACAGATAGCTCGGACACAATTGGAACAAGACTGTTTTCATTGGCTCAACACAGGTCAATTAGATTGTGAATTCAATGAAACTATTGTATGA